One window of the Eucalyptus grandis isolate ANBG69807.140 chromosome 8, ASM1654582v1, whole genome shotgun sequence genome contains the following:
- the LOC104414083 gene encoding transcription factor bHLH25-like has protein sequence MNPFGYSPTESGFNQFTSFSSASTYSSNQIQKVGHSRDVPIGTEHKNPQMKPSPPSNSQIISFQNSDLYPNMSQQYPGTCELQDGENMKIKRSGGGGGPFSRTTLHGPEHVIAERKRREKLSQRFIALSSIIPGLTKLDKASVLGDTIKYLKQLEEREKILEEEVAMRTVESAIFAKKPSLQRGDGVICFPSDEKSYDSPIDQQLPEVKARVLGKNVLIKVQCEKHEGCIKEVMKQMEDMNLTTLNIGVLTFGSSLLDITIVAQIENENCPTIEEIVEKLRDALTMFVGSSSRRSAC, from the exons ATGAATCCCTTTGGTTACTCTCCCACCGAGTCTGGCTTTAATCAATTTACTTCATTTTCTTCGGCATCGACCTACTcttcaaatcaaatccaaaaggtTGGCCATTCGCGTGATGTCCCTATCGGAACCGAGCACAAAAACCCCCAAATGAAACCATCTCCACcatcaaattctcaaattataTCCTTTCAGAACTCAGATCTATACCCAAACATGTCTCAGCAATATCCTG GAACCTGTGAGTTGCAAGATGGGGAAAATATGAAGATAAAGAgaagtggtggtggtggtggtccaTTTAGTAGAACAACTTTGCATGGACCAGAACACGTTATTGCAGAGAGGAAGCGCCGGGAGAAGCTGAGCCAGCGGTTCATTGCTCTTTCATCCATCATTCCGGGCCTTACAAAG CTGGACAAGGCTTCTGTCCTAGGAGATACGATAAAGTACTTGAAACAACTTGAGGAACGTGAGAAGATCCTCGAGGAAGAGGTGGCCATGAGAACCGTGGAATCCGCGATCTTCGCAAAGAAGCCATCGCTCCAACGTGGTGATGGCGTTATATGTTTTCCATCTGACGAGAAGTCGTATGATTCACCCATCGATCAGCAACTACCTGAGGTCAAAGCCCGGGTGTTGGGGAAGAACGTTTTGATCAAAGTCCAATGTGAGAAGCACGAGGGTTGCATCAAGGAAGtgatgaaacaaatggaggaCATGAACTTGACAACTCTAAATATTGGCGTCCTAACATTTGGGAGTTCCCTCCTGGATATCACAATTGTGGCCCAG ATAGAAAATGAGAACTGCCCGACAATTGAGGAGATTGTTGAAAAACTACGCGATGCTCTGACCATGTTCGTCGGATCATCTTCAAGACGGTCAGCTTGTTAG